A window of Halovivax gelatinilyticus genomic DNA:
GTCACTGACGACGAGCACGCCGTCGTGGGTCGTCTCCGTCTCGCTCTCTGGGAACGCGAGCAGCGTTCGATCGATCGTCGCATTTTCCTCGTAGGTGACCGTGAAGTCGCCGACGTCGACGCCGCCGGAGCCGGGAACGTCGTCGCCGACGAGCGTGAGGCCGTAGGGAACGCCAACGAGCGCGACGACGACGGTGAACGCAACGAGGCCGGTGAACGCGGCCCGGCGACGACCGATCGGCCCGCTCGCAACGCGCTCGGGCAGCAACGGCGGAAGCGCCGGCAGAACGAGCAACCCGTAGCCGACGAGGAGGACGGCCACGACGAATCCGGCTCCATCGACGAAGATAGCGGTAGCGAGAAACAGCAACGTCACCAGGGTGAGGACGCCGAACCACGCGGCCGCGAGCGCCCGTCTAGACGGCGCCCAGGGAAGTACCGAGAGCGGGCGCGGGATCGGCCGCTCGCTGCCCGCGACGGCGATCGTGACGAGGATCGAGAGCGCGATCAGGAAGATGACGCCCGCCCCGCGGTAGAGCGTGTAGACGTCGTCGCCCCCGGACCAGACGAGGAGCCAGACGGACTGGACCAGTCCGACCAGCGCGACCGCCGCAAACACCGCAGACGGCCGGGGGAGGCGATCCCGTCGACGGAGCAACGCGATCGCCAGGACGATGCCGACGAGAAAGCCGAGCAGGTGCGCGTGAAAGCCGACGCCCGCCCAGCCCGGTGGCTCCGGCGCGCCCGTCTCGATCCCCTCCCGGACGATCGGGTTGGAAACCGCGTCGACGAGCACGGAGAGCGCGGAGGTGGCGACGACCGCCCCGATCGCGAGTCGCGGCGTCACGACGACGGTGAACCCGATGAGGGCGTAGACGGCCCCGGAGAAGCCGAGCCCGGGACCGAGCGAGAAGAACGCGGTGAGAAAGGCGACCGCGAAGAGGACGAGCGGGACGGCGACGAGGGCGCGAACCCACGGATTCGAGCGGAGAGACGATCGGTCGCGATCACCGTCGGGGTAGTGGCCCCAGGCGTACTCGGCGAGCGCCCCGAAGACGATCGTCGCCGTGGCGTTCGAAGCGAGGTGAGCCGTCGAACCGTGGGCGATGCCGGCGGTCGCCATGCCCGTCGGGTAGAAGTACGACCACGAGACGAAGGCTACGGTGAGCGGATCGTCCGGATTCCAGAGCCCTCGCTGGACGAACAGGAAGAACGCGACGAGGATCGCGACCGTCAGCGCCGTCCCCCACGGAACGCCGTAGAGAAGGCGCCGTTCTAATCGGGTGCGCCACCGTTTCGTGTCCGCGATCGAGACGACGAACGCGAGCCCGACGACGAACGCGACGGCGAGGGCGAGACGCGTGAGAGAGAATACCATTTTCGAAGCGTTGGGAGACGAGCGGCCTAATTGTTCTGGAACGAAGTCCCCCGCGGGAATCGCGGTCCCGTCTCGGTCGGCCCGGGTCGTCGAATCTGAACACCTACGGTCTCGCGCGTTCTTTCGGTCGACCATGGAGTGGCTCCGCGAGCGGCCCATCGCTCATCGCGGACTGCACGCGCCGGGGCGGCCCGAAAATTCGCTCGCCGCGTTCGACGCCGCCGTTGCGAAGCGCTACCCCGTCGAACTCGACGTGCGGCTGACCGAAGACGGCGTTCCCGTGGTCTTTCACGATCGAACGCTCTCCCGGTTGACCGACCGGACGGAGCCGGTCGACGCGGTTTCCTGGGAGACGATCCGATCCCTTCGGCTGGACGGAACCGACGAACGCATCCCCAGACTCGAAGCCGCGCTCGAGTCGATCGACGGCCGCGTCCCGGTCCTGGTGGAGTGTAAGCACGCCGGTACGCCCGGGCCGGTCGAATCGGCCGTGATCGACCGACTCGATCGCTACGACGGACCGTTCGCCGTCCAGTCGTTCGACCCGCGCTCGCTGGCGGCGATCAGACGTCGTCGACCCGACTGGCCTCGCGTCCAACTCGCCTGCGCGTTCGAAGGGCGTCCCGCCCTCCCGTGGTATCAGAAAGCCGCCGCGAAGCGGCTGCTCGGCACCTGGTACAGCCGGCCCGACGTCGTCGCGTACGAACACAACGCCCTCCCGTACTGGCCGGTGTCGCTCCACCGACGGGTCGGAATTCCCGTACTCGCCTGGACGATACGCGACGAACGCGACCGCCGTCGGGTCGATCCGTACGTCGACAACGTCATCTTCGAGGAAATTCGCCCCTAAAGCGGTCAGCGCGGCCGGTCGTGTCGTTTTTTGGTACGCATGTGATCGACGAACGAGATGCGCCCGACCGTCTGCCGAGCGTCAATTTGGCTCGAAGAATCCGGCAAATTCAACTATTCGATTCGAGTACAATTCGCCATGGTCCTCACCACGCGCCGCCGAACGCTCGCCCTCGGCGCCCTCGCCGGCGGGTCGCTCCTCGGTACCGGCGCGTACGGCTGGTCGCGGTACGCGAGTCGAAACCACCTCGACATGGACATTCGGGCGGTCAACCGCTCCGACGAGCCCGCGTCGGTCTCGGTCCTGGTGTACGAAGACGGGGCGGTGTTCTACGAACGGGACGACGAAATCGGGCCGGCCGGCGGGGAACGCCCGCCGGACGAGCGGTACCTCGGCGGCCCGTGGATCAAACGGCGCGGGGCGTACTCGCTCGAGATTTCGGCCGTCGGCGAGACGGTCGACCTCCCGAACGAGGCGATCATCGACCGCCTGACGGAGACGGGCTGGGGGCCGGAATCCGTCGAGACCGATATCGTCATCGCGGACGATCGGACGCTCGACGTCGTCGTCGAATCGGCCGACTAGGGCGACGATCCGCACGAGAGCCGACCAATGGAATCGAGGACGACAGTTACAAGTCGTCGGTCTCGCAGGTTCGAACATGGAATTGCGACGACTCCCCGCCGACGAGGACGCCGTTCGGCGCTTTCTCGAAGATCTCTGGATGCCGTACAACCGCGAACTCGAGACGATCGTCGAGGGGTTCGCTCTCAGCGACGACGCGGACATCGGTTCCGAGGAACTCGACTTTCAGCTCGGCCGGCTCGAATCCGACGAATTTCGAACCTGGATCGCCGTCGAGGGGTCGGACCGCGGTGACGCGATCGCCGAGACGGACGGCGAGTTCGTCGGCTTCGTCGCGACGGAGGTCGACGCGTGCCCGTCCACGTTCGACCGACCGGATCGCCTCCTCATCTGCGACATCTACGTCCGCGAGGAGGCTCGCGGAACCGGCCTGGCCAACGAGTTGGTCGATCGCGCGAAGCGTCGGGCGCGGGAGTGTGGCTGTTCCGAACTGAAACTCGAGGTCGACGTCGGGAACGACCGCGCGCTCGCGTTCTACGACGCGCTCGGCTTCGAGCCGATATCGCACACGATGGTCGCCGACGTGGAGTGAGCCGGACACCGGGAGGGTCTTTTCTACGCTCGCCGTCGTCGACGGGTCGATCGCTCGCGCGGGTCGTCGGTGAGTTCGAGGAGCCCGATCCCGGCGAGACAATCGAGACAGATTCGCGTCGAGACGTCCCGGTAGCGGTCGGTCTTGTCGGAGTGTGAGGCCGCGATGGTCGCCCAGTGGGCGAGGTCGAGGGCGTCGCCACAGCGATAGCAGGTGGGCCGATCGGGCGGGCCGGGGTCGGTCATCAGGCGGCCTCCTGGTGGGGTGGACTGCCGGGGGTAGATTCTAGCCGAATTTCCGGGTAGAGCGTTTGCTGACGGTACCGCAGGCGTGCGAGACCTTTTTGTCTCGGGCGTTTGTACGCAATCATGGTTGACAAATCCGGTCATGGATTTGGAAACCACGTCTCGGGTGCTAGGACACCCGGGACATTTCTGCGCAGGAGATCGCTCGTGCGCATGTCCCCGCGTCAGTACGGAGCGTGGCTTCCGTTCGACTAATTGTCGTTGGACATTATATATTTAATGGTGTCGAGTGGCTGGTGTATTTTTCTTGGGTAGAGGGTGGATGATTCGGTGGAATCACGCTGTGTGAACGGGTGAGTGAGTGTTCTACTCGACGGTAAGTGTTGACGGACCACAGAAAACCGATGTAACGGGGGGACCCGTGACACCGGTAGTAGGGTGCTTTTTGGCAGGGTGATGTGTCAATTGGCTAGTGACGATGATCGAAGTGGTATACCTGCCAATTCACCCATAGCAGGCCCCCTACTTATCGATTTCGGGCGATTTCGGAAATAATCGAAGCGGGTTAGAGATGGTGTGTAATGAATTAGCATGTC
This region includes:
- a CDS encoding rhomboid family intramembrane serine protease — translated: MVFSLTRLALAVAFVVGLAFVVSIADTKRWRTRLERRLLYGVPWGTALTVAILVAFFLFVQRGLWNPDDPLTVAFVSWSYFYPTGMATAGIAHGSTAHLASNATATIVFGALAEYAWGHYPDGDRDRSSLRSNPWVRALVAVPLVLFAVAFLTAFFSLGPGLGFSGAVYALIGFTVVVTPRLAIGAVVATSALSVLVDAVSNPIVREGIETGAPEPPGWAGVGFHAHLLGFLVGIVLAIALLRRRDRLPRPSAVFAAVALVGLVQSVWLLVWSGGDDVYTLYRGAGVIFLIALSILVTIAVAGSERPIPRPLSVLPWAPSRRALAAAWFGVLTLVTLLFLATAIFVDGAGFVVAVLLVGYGLLVLPALPPLLPERVASGPIGRRRAAFTGLVAFTVVVALVGVPYGLTLVGDDVPGSGGVDVGDFTVTYEENATIDRTLLAFPESETETTHDGVLVVSDDRELFTVAERAERLEHDRTATVVVGGLGWYESVDVERTGWDVLGNETAYAVDLTHDGETTRSFTSEPATADATIDDHTISIVPTDESFEIRLDANGSTIGAVPVPDAGEDERIESFEFRTQSENNTVKLYATLAGTTVQLAEEAS
- a CDS encoding GNAT family N-acetyltransferase; amino-acid sequence: MELRRLPADEDAVRRFLEDLWMPYNRELETIVEGFALSDDADIGSEELDFQLGRLESDEFRTWIAVEGSDRGDAIAETDGEFVGFVATEVDACPSTFDRPDRLLICDIYVREEARGTGLANELVDRAKRRARECGCSELKLEVDVGNDRALAFYDALGFEPISHTMVADVE
- a CDS encoding glycerophosphodiester phosphodiesterase family protein, whose amino-acid sequence is MEWLRERPIAHRGLHAPGRPENSLAAFDAAVAKRYPVELDVRLTEDGVPVVFHDRTLSRLTDRTEPVDAVSWETIRSLRLDGTDERIPRLEAALESIDGRVPVLVECKHAGTPGPVESAVIDRLDRYDGPFAVQSFDPRSLAAIRRRRPDWPRVQLACAFEGRPALPWYQKAAAKRLLGTWYSRPDVVAYEHNALPYWPVSLHRRVGIPVLAWTIRDERDRRRVDPYVDNVIFEEIRP